The proteins below come from a single Aphanothece sacrum FPU1 genomic window:
- a CDS encoding SDR family NAD(P)-dependent oxidoreductase yields the protein MKLEGKTALVTGASRGIGRAIALELAKTGVKRLLLVARDARKLAQVAADIELMGVDVVILPLDLTQSVAVNQAIAQAWQKHGPIQLLVNCAGVASQTPFLSAKLSQIQDELSLNLMGTYTITRLLARRMAVHKEGTIVNVSSLMGKIAAPTMATYSATKFALLGFSQALRGELAPYNIRVVALLPSLTDTDMVKGLDWFRFMKPVSPQTVAQGLVKGLEQNTSEILIGWQSHLAAWCQRLVPWLMEKISLMAAPLSPKERSLTLTQFEATSRI from the coding sequence GTGAAACTAGAAGGAAAAACCGCTCTGGTAACAGGAGCTTCTCGTGGCATTGGACGGGCCATTGCCCTAGAATTAGCCAAAACAGGCGTAAAACGTCTCTTATTAGTAGCTCGTGATGCTAGAAAATTAGCTCAAGTGGCCGCAGACATCGAACTCATGGGCGTAGACGTGGTGATTCTTCCTTTAGATCTCACTCAATCTGTAGCTGTTAATCAAGCGATCGCCCAAGCTTGGCAAAAACACGGGCCCATTCAGCTTCTGGTTAACTGTGCGGGTGTCGCTTCTCAAACTCCCTTCTTATCGGCCAAACTCTCCCAAATTCAAGATGAACTCTCCCTCAATTTAATGGGTACTTACACTATCACCCGTTTATTGGCCCGACGTATGGCAGTTCATAAAGAAGGAACCATTGTCAATGTCTCTAGTTTGATGGGAAAAATTGCAGCCCCAACTATGGCCACTTATTCGGCCACTAAATTCGCTCTCTTGGGTTTTAGCCAAGCTTTACGGGGAGAACTGGCCCCCTATAACATTCGAGTGGTGGCCTTGCTTCCTTCCCTCACCGATACGGATATGGTTAAAGGTTTAGACTGGTTTCGCTTTATGAAACCTGTGTCTCCCCAAACCGTCGCCCAAGGTTTAGTTAAGGGACTAGAACAAAATACCTCGGAGATTTTAATCGGATGGCAAAGTCATTTAGCTGCCTGGTGCCAACGTTTAGTCCCTTGGTTAATGGAAAAAATCTCTCTGATGGCGGCCCCTTTATCTCCTAAAGAGCGATCGCTGACCTTAACTCAATTTGAGGCAACTTCTCGCATTTAA
- a CDS encoding DUF2301 domain-containing membrane protein has translation MTTTETRPQIYQGQFGQFEINEEDRQGVIVYRGGLVLAALSFTLSSLLILLIESKEIILPLLTPLFALFAVGLGISLLTIHIYFIPLHRVLKVFWLIGVISAIVLASQSQDPLALFVYNQPLTLLGIGFIFAALTGIYFKEAFCFNRLETKFLTPLVPFLLLGHLMGMLPVMAEQILLAAWTVLFMIFAVRKVIQPIPPDIGDKSVFAYLKQK, from the coding sequence ATGACAACAACAGAGACTCGACCACAAATTTATCAAGGACAATTCGGACAATTTGAGATTAATGAGGAGGATCGGCAAGGAGTTATCGTCTATCGAGGAGGATTAGTCTTAGCTGCTTTAAGTTTTACCTTAAGTAGCCTCTTAATTCTATTAATAGAATCTAAAGAAATTATTCTCCCTTTACTGACCCCATTATTTGCCCTATTTGCGGTAGGGTTAGGAATTAGTTTACTGACCATTCACATATACTTCATTCCTCTGCATCGAGTCTTAAAAGTCTTTTGGTTGATTGGGGTGATTTCTGCTATCGTATTGGCTAGTCAAAGTCAAGATCCTTTAGCTTTATTTGTCTATAATCAACCCTTAACATTATTAGGGATTGGCTTTATTTTTGCGGCTTTAACGGGAATTTATTTTAAAGAAGCTTTTTGTTTTAATCGTCTAGAAACCAAGTTTCTCACCCCCTTAGTGCCGTTTCTGTTGCTAGGGCATTTAATGGGGATGTTACCCGTTATGGCGGAGCAAATTTTATTAGCTGCTTGGACAGTTTTGTTTATGATCTTTGCTGTACGGAAAGTCATTCAACCCATTCCTCCCGATATTGGGGATAAATCGGTATTTGCTTATCTGAAGCAAAAATAA
- a CDS encoding Uma2 family endonuclease: protein MTTLQRPQLNSLPPITWEKLPDDFNLPDEPVESNLQPLLASALRESLELAGLIVESMLIASNFGLCATVGDKTIVKAPDWVYVPSVQSLPVGEIRRSYTPHLEGDIPSIIIEFVSETEGGEYSINPHYPYGKWYFYEKILQVPIYAIFHPKTAELDVYRLVSGKYEQLLADENNQYWLEEIGLFLGIWLGKKAEMTTSWLRWWDQSRNLLLWGSELLEQERQRTESERQRAESERQRAEQAELKLEQLAQKLRDLGIDTETV from the coding sequence ATGACAACATTACAACGCCCTCAATTAAACTCTTTACCTCCTATTACTTGGGAAAAATTGCCCGATGATTTTAATTTACCTGATGAACCTGTGGAAAGTAATCTTCAGCCCCTTCTAGCATCTGCTTTACGAGAATCTCTAGAGTTAGCAGGTTTAATTGTAGAATCAATGTTAATTGCCTCTAATTTTGGCTTATGTGCCACTGTAGGGGATAAAACTATTGTTAAAGCACCCGATTGGGTTTATGTGCCATCAGTACAGTCTCTACCTGTTGGAGAAATTCGACGTAGTTACACTCCTCATCTAGAAGGAGATATTCCTTCTATTATTATCGAATTTGTCTCAGAAACAGAAGGGGGTGAATACTCTATTAACCCTCATTATCCCTATGGTAAATGGTACTTTTACGAGAAAATTTTACAAGTACCTATTTATGCAATTTTTCATCCTAAAACAGCAGAATTAGATGTATATCGTTTAGTTTCTGGTAAATATGAACAACTATTAGCTGATGAAAATAATCAATATTGGCTCGAAGAAATTGGCTTATTTTTAGGAATATGGTTAGGGAAAAAAGCCGAAATGACTACTTCTTGGTTACGGTGGTGGGATCAATCACGCAATTTATTATTATGGGGAAGTGAATTATTAGAACAAGAAAGACAACGTACTGAATCTGAAAGACAACGCGCTGAATCTGAAAGACAACGCGCTGAACAAGCTGAATTAAAACTTGAACAGTTAGCACAAAAATTAAGAGATTTGGGAATTGATACTGAAACAGTATAG
- a CDS encoding glycosyltransferase: MNQSLVSVPTGSLQISDTPHTPKIVKGRIPKFSLILPTYNEAGNIKDIVGILSELLDGYMVGDYELIVVDDNSPDQTWKLALELTPDYPQLRVMRRVEEKGLSTAVIRGWQVAQGEILGVIDADLQHPPEVLQQLLQEMEKGADLAVASRHVEGGGVSEWSIIRRFLSRGAQVLGLMILPEVIGRLSDPMSGYFMVRRNAIAGKNLSPVGYKILIEVTARGKIRWLAEAGYVFRERQAGESKVTWKQYIEYLHHLLRLRLSLSARFIQFCLVGFSGLFVDIAIFSFLRKGLELGLTRSTIISAEVAIINNFFWNDLWTFRDISRQQPGKRQRIKRLIKFNLICLAGVILQTLLVNIFFAIFQWLQLDAIMGDLTTSVLLRNLLASDILSKLIAIVIVTFWNFWLNTKLSWRVTEVDK, encoded by the coding sequence ATGAATCAATCTCTTGTTTCGGTTCCCACTGGTTCTTTACAAATTTCTGATACACCTCATACTCCAAAAATAGTGAAGGGCCGTATCCCTAAATTTTCTTTGATTTTACCTACTTATAACGAAGCGGGAAATATTAAAGATATTGTCGGAATTTTGAGTGAGTTACTTGATGGGTATATGGTCGGAGATTATGAGTTGATTGTAGTTGATGATAATAGTCCCGATCAAACTTGGAAATTGGCCCTAGAATTAACTCCTGATTATCCTCAATTGCGGGTCATGCGTCGAGTAGAAGAAAAAGGACTCTCCACTGCTGTGATTCGGGGTTGGCAAGTGGCCCAAGGGGAAATTTTAGGGGTTATTGATGCGGATTTACAACATCCCCCAGAAGTCTTACAACAATTGCTTCAAGAAATGGAAAAAGGGGCTGATTTAGCCGTTGCTAGTCGTCACGTTGAAGGGGGTGGGGTCAGTGAATGGAGTATTATCCGTCGCTTCCTCTCTCGTGGGGCCCAGGTTTTAGGTTTAATGATTCTTCCTGAAGTTATTGGCCGTCTGTCTGACCCCATGAGTGGTTATTTTATGGTACGTCGAAATGCGATCGCTGGTAAAAATTTAAGTCCAGTCGGTTATAAAATTCTGATTGAAGTTACAGCACGAGGTAAAATTCGTTGGTTAGCTGAAGCAGGTTATGTTTTTCGAGAACGTCAAGCAGGAGAAAGTAAGGTCACTTGGAAACAATATATTGAATATCTTCACCATCTTTTACGATTACGTTTATCCTTGTCTGCCCGGTTTATTCAGTTTTGTTTAGTGGGGTTTAGTGGGCTTTTTGTGGATATAGCAATCTTTTCTTTTCTTCGCAAGGGATTAGAATTAGGCTTGACCCGCAGTACCATTATTTCCGCAGAAGTGGCAATTATTAATAATTTCTTCTGGAATGATTTATGGACATTTCGGGATATTTCCCGTCAACAACCAGGGAAACGTCAACGGATAAAAAGATTGATTAAGTTTAATTTAATTTGTTTGGCTGGCGTAATTTTACAGACCTTATTGGTTAATATTTTCTTTGCCATTTTCCAATGGTTACAGTTAGACGCAATTATGGGTGACTTAACTACTAGCGTATTATTAAGAAACTTACTAGCTAGTGATATTTTGTCTAAATTAATTGCTATTGTTATTGTGACGTTTTGGAATTTCTGGTTAAATACCAAGTTAAGTTGGCGAGTTACAGAAGTTGATAAATAA
- the miaA gene encoding tRNA (adenosine(37)-N6)-dimethylallyltransferase MiaA — protein sequence MKTSLIVICGATATGKSGLALELAQRLNTMIISADSRQVYREFDIGTAKPSLTEQQLVPHYLINICDPIETLTLAQYQEKAQFLINELTITPLLVGGTGLYIKSIVKGLKIPRVAPQPELKQQLQGLGQRQCYDILSQIDVIATNKIHPNDEVRTLRALEVFYVTGIPISQQQGENPPPYPILQIGLDCSAEDLEKRIEQRTEKMIEMGLVKEVENIINKYGWKLPLLDTLGYSEIKLYLRDKTSLEQAKKEIILHTRQFAKRQRTWFRGDTDIEWFDAKSLNLVEQIWQRIQEFFAYYKHLD from the coding sequence GTGAAAACATCTTTAATTGTTATTTGTGGTGCTACAGCAACAGGTAAATCAGGTTTAGCGTTAGAATTAGCTCAACGTCTCAATACCATGATTATTAGTGCAGACTCTCGTCAAGTCTATAGAGAATTTGATATTGGAACCGCAAAACCTAGCTTAACTGAACAACAATTAGTTCCTCATTATTTAATTAATATTTGTGACCCAATAGAGACATTAACCTTAGCTCAATATCAAGAAAAAGCTCAATTTTTAATAAATGAATTAACTATTACTCCTCTATTAGTAGGAGGAACAGGATTATATATTAAGTCTATTGTTAAGGGATTAAAAATCCCCAGAGTTGCTCCTCAACCTGAATTAAAACAACAATTACAAGGGTTGGGACAAAGACAATGCTATGACATTTTATCTCAAATAGATGTTATTGCTACTAATAAAATTCATCCTAATGATGAAGTAAGAACCCTTCGTGCTTTAGAAGTTTTTTATGTAACAGGTATTCCCATTTCTCAACAACAAGGAGAAAATCCTCCCCCCTATCCTATCCTACAAATTGGTTTAGATTGTTCTGCTGAAGATTTAGAAAAAAGAATTGAACAAAGAACAGAAAAAATGATAGAAATGGGATTAGTTAAAGAAGTCGAAAACATCATTAATAAATATGGATGGAAGTTACCATTATTAGATACATTAGGTTATAGCGAAATTAAACTTTACTTAAGAGATAAAACATCTTTAGAACAAGCTAAAAAAGAAATTATTTTACATACCCGTCAGTTTGCGAAACGTCAGCGTACTTGGTTTCGTGGTGATACAGACATTGAATGGTTTGATGCTAAATCTCTAAATTTGGTAGAACAAATATGGCAAAGAATTCAAGAATTTTTTGCCTATTACAAACATCTAGACTAG
- a CDS encoding COP23 domain-containing protein produces MVNNSVKVIATSALVAVGVLGLVSGAKADSKYPQYNMITEGFPSTVDWASSQAITPHEQIKVVFACESKGDGTYMTVEKVVKETVDPDHYPVYKTEDLSSENGLSGESMINWTATLPSNNPKGEYTPASRCGTVSARLTNLAYAFGLTNPTNVAKIGEASLVGRVNAEKVIFISHDPMKASSSNVIFTLKPDNATAAKAPKVLTQFRTGIAGSVGGSGDPATLAPVVE; encoded by the coding sequence ATGGTTAACAATTCAGTTAAAGTTATTGCAACAAGTGCTTTAGTAGCTGTTGGTGTATTAGGTTTAGTTTCTGGCGCGAAAGCTGATTCCAAATATCCCCAATACAACATGATTACGGAAGGATTTCCTTCCACTGTTGATTGGGCAAGCAGCCAAGCAATCACCCCCCACGAACAAATTAAGGTAGTTTTTGCCTGTGAATCGAAAGGGGATGGAACTTATATGACAGTGGAAAAAGTGGTTAAAGAAACCGTTGATCCCGATCATTATCCTGTCTATAAAACAGAAGATCTTTCCTCTGAGAATGGTTTGTCTGGAGAGTCTATGATTAACTGGACAGCTACCCTACCTTCTAATAATCCTAAAGGAGAGTACACCCCTGCTAGCCGTTGCGGTACTGTCAGCGCGCGTTTAACCAATCTCGCCTACGCCTTTGGCTTAACCAATCCCACAAATGTGGCTAAAATCGGTGAAGCTAGTCTCGTTGGACGTGTTAATGCAGAAAAAGTTATCTTTATCTCTCATGATCCTATGAAGGCTTCTTCTAGTAATGTGATCTTTACCTTGAAACCCGACAACGCTACTGCTGCTAAGGCTCCCAAAGTTCTTACCCAGTTCCGTACTGGTATTGCTGGAAGTGTTGGTGGTAGTGGAGATCCTGCTACTTTAGCCCCTGTTGTGGAATAA